One window of Medicago truncatula cultivar Jemalong A17 chromosome 2, MtrunA17r5.0-ANR, whole genome shotgun sequence genomic DNA carries:
- the LOC112418252 gene encoding protein ALP1-like codes for MSPKAFVNLCTLLRDHGGLTHTRRASIEEQVAKFLHTVGHNVRNRVLSFFFRRSGETISRHFHRVLDALIELEEIFLKQPDGTQVPPEICNNNRFYPYFKDCIGAIDCTHIRVKVPTELAPRYRGRKDYPTQNVLAACTFDLKFTYVLVGWEGTASDSRIVKSALTRRYPLKVPQGKYYLADAGFPLKACLITPYRGERYHLQEYSRNPPQNPRELFNNRHSSLRMSIECAFGVLKKRFPILQTSTEPTFGIKTQNKIIVACCILHNYLMTEDPNQNLIDEVRHELTNESGLQEGHQAQRENNDDTARGELVRADVTGSMWIAY; via the exons ATGAGTCCCAAAGCTTTCGTAAACTTGTGCACCTTATTACGAGATCACGGTGGGCTTACACATACACGAAGAGCATCTATCGAGGAACAAGTAGCCAAATTTCTTCACACAGTCGGACATAACGTCAGAAATCGTGTGTTGTCCTTCTTCTTTAGACGCTCAGGTGAAACAATTAGTCGTCATTTTCATAGAGTATTAGATGCTTTGATAGAAttggaagaaatttttttgaaacaacctGATGGAACACAAGTGCCTCCAGAGATATGTAACAACAATAGGTTCTACCCATATTTCAAG GATTGTATCGGAGCAATTGACTGTACACATATACGTGTCAAAGTTCCAACAGAACTTGCACCTAGATACCGTGGTAGAAAAGATTACCCTACACAAAATGTACTCGCTGCGTGCACATTTGACTTGAAATTTACATATGTCTTGGTTGGATGGGAAGGAACAGCATCAGACTCAAGAATAGTAAAGAGTGCTTTGACACGTCGGTATCCTCTTAAAGTCCCGCAAG GAAAATATTATCTTGCTGATGCGGGGTTTCCTTTAAAGGCATGTCTCATCACACCTTATAGGGGAGAACGTTACCACTTACAAGAATATTCTAGAAATCCACCTCAAAACCCTCGCGAGTTGTTCAACAATCGACATTCATCGTTAAGAATGTCTATTGAATGTGCATTTGGAGTGTTGAAGAAGAGATTTCCAATTCTGCAAACTTCAACTGAACCCACATTTGgaattaaaactcaaaataaaatcattgttGCTTGTTGCATCTTACACAATTATTTGATGACTGAAGACCCTAACCAGAATCTAATAGACGAGGTGCGTCACGAGCTCACAAATGAAAGCGGTTTGCAAGAGGGACATCAAGCTCAAAGAGAAAACAATGATGATACAGCTAGAGGAGAGCTAGTTAGAGCTGATGTTACTGGTTCAATGTGGATAGCTTACTAA